A window of the Carassius gibelio isolate Cgi1373 ecotype wild population from Czech Republic chromosome B16, carGib1.2-hapl.c, whole genome shotgun sequence genome harbors these coding sequences:
- the cep162 gene encoding centrosomal protein of 162 kDa isoform X5, with amino-acid sequence MILTLIWSLLPVLRTSFILFFFLCSLPHIKVVPIKPTPKPRSNALDRVSQLSNQRASHNTSPEHDAVNEKMLSPDHSYSVEEQRVSEEDSCCVPSPAPDNPSSTSGHKSPIHSGSDELSVQSDASDSVEREDGMSSTGKSFLKSLRKTPSIKEVDEEQPKELFLEDEGNRDQVIFSRDSLEPEDSVMVSGMVSSTGVLGLDTLDEDENIRFLSNLKKESSSSIDYPRVNQEQEPSALTSPQRREEMDLTNEEGQRNNKDSAASPAYSEDFEEEASEKSDKKPERQGMLAKVSLHDSLNSTDGALPPAVPSLAPRTEKWPDIRQTEMPSLEPAVQSYGQSGGSEMEALQEAYRQISGSAGECEDKRAEGSRTPLSLSTLQPASTVESDLPTAEELMRPIGPDSGFTRGFSLQPIIEAVPRGSENHSPLKMSSDGSPFSSVNEGCGGSNTAGVTREEHPASLQYTQKSIAEEIKRLMQEQDSSSVEPPPVKPKKRQVPARNNAFASGYSRKTPVPSARSKKPESRPLPRAPAPSRTTQAAKPPSPLTQRKTQNQPPKQTQTLSQTQTVKGLDTRLGPSSELVASVQSFATFLQHQVEASSLQDNIPPRADRISSEAVAGHQVMHEKVDGGPTFQQERSSLERFRLQLAQKERELHLREEQLQEEHKQELAALRQENYVLQSKLHRAEEASNKRKWSFGEASDPVTEEKLKLIEKEMKEQETLIQGYHQENEKLYLQIKALQAQSKQNEEALFMENQRLLTELALTRDRLNLNSIQRTFGGRNVADQSFTIADLTSQVQAAQKNEQRLQDEIHRLKQEKQALHVDLDMMRKERDLARVQAVYTSGDKGFELKMLQEKHREEVTELKKRLQWYAENQELLDKDAARLRAATAETQMLTEQVEKLKMEVSKRANEQQRKAKERAGEAKRIQDLERQLKQMEELLKRRHPNSLPALILAAASTGTEDNGSDVRPPTAPHSSQTAALLERRVHRLEAELEGRDEAAKRSLRTMEQEYHRIKLQYEQQISDLEQRLAEKNQNNQVISSETLSQTQGLNAEMEEVKKAYEKQESSLKAEVASLQEQLRQAQSLTQADKPARSPSRHQLHAEAAQATRIERLTQELSSKSRTIQELSRTVERLQRERKTMLSGPGLDRVANEPKRHFGTAKDPKKPAAETFPPTQDEKDYHPGAFSGSHISEVQLENDSLRMRLEQLEIQKEQEKASLQAAVTHAQSQLLRIQEQHAEQLASVKAEHHKEIERLLASHALEHSSSKVAELTNQVNTQEIIVQHLKGQVKELQGAKDALAVSKIREETLQNQLSKLLEELKQAKEAHSPELRHFTSLEQKIQSMELRYTQREKQLQQVIADTRRVVEQEQQGELERWKRLAQGRAKELEVFRLELDSILDVLRELQRQGVVIPIPEHTSTTTHTYLPLRS; translated from the exons atgattttaacTCTCATTTGGAGCCTTCTTCCTGTTTTACGAACTTCTTTCATCTTGTTTTTCTTCCTTTGTTCATTACCCCATATAAAAGTAGTCCCTATTAAACCCACCCCTAAACCTCGTAGCAATGCACTTGACAGGGTGAGCCAGTTGTCCAATCAGAGGGCATCCCACAACACGAGTCCTGAACATGATGCAGTAAATGAGAAGATGCTATCACCTGACCATAGTTACTCTGTAGAGGAGCAGAGGGTCTCAGAGGAAGACTCTTGCTGCGTACCAAGTCCAGCGCCTGATAACCCCTCCAGTACATCAGGACACAAGAGTCCCATTCACTCTGGTTCTGATGAGTTGTCTGTGCAAAGTGATGCTAGTGATTCAGTCGAGAGAGAAGATG GGATGTCATCAACAGGAAAGTCCTTCCTGAAGTCTCTGAGGAAGACTCCGTCCATTAAGGAGGTGGATGAAGAACAGCCAAAGGAGCTATTCTTGGAGGATGAAGGGAATAGGGACCAAGTCATCTTTAGCAGAGACAGCCTTGAACCTGAAG ATTCTGTAATGGTGTCTGGTATGGTATCAAGTACAGGTGTTCTAGGGCTGGATACATTGGATGAGGATGAGAATATCAGGTTCTTATCCAACCTGAAGAAAGAATCATCATCTTCCATTGACTATCCCAGAGTGAATCAAGAACAGGAGCCATCCGCCCTCACGAGCCCACAAAG AAGAGAAGAAATGGATTTAACAAATGAAGAAGGACAGAGAAATAATAAAGACTCTGCTG CATCGCCTGCATATAGTGAAGATTTTGAGGAAGAGGCCAGTGAGAAAAGTGACAAG aaacctgAAAGGCAAGGGATGCTGGCCAAAG TGTCACTGCATGACTCTCTCAATTCCACGGATGGAGCGTTGCCTCCTGCAGTTCCCAGTTTGGCACCCAGGACAGAAAAATGGCCAGACATCAGACAAACAGAGATGCCATCATTGGAACCTGCAG TTCAATCATATGGTCAGAGTGGAGGGAGTGAGATGGAGGCACTGCAGGAGGCGTACAGGCAGATCAGCGGCTCAGCAGGGGAGTGTGAGGACAAACGAGCCGAGGGCAGCAGGacgcccctctctctctctacgcTTCAGCCTGCCTCCACCGTGGAGTCAG ATTTACCCACTGCTGAGGAATTGATGCGTCCGATTGGACCAGACTCTGGATTCACCcgtggcttctctctccagcccATAAT TGAGGCTGTGCCTCGAGGCAGCGAGAATCACAGTCCATTAAAGATGTCTTCAGATGGGAGCCCTTTCAGTTCTGTTAATGAGGGCTGTGGAGGGAGTAATACAGCTGGTGTTACAAGAGAGGAACATCCAGCCTCTCTTCAGTACACTCAGAAGAGCATCGCTGAGGAGATCAAACGGCTGATGCAGGAACAGGACAGCTCCTCCGTGGAGCCACCTCCTGTCAAGCCCAAAAAGCGCCAG GTTCCTGCCAGAAACAATGCGTTTGCATCCGGTTACTCTAGAAAAACTCCTGTTCCATCAGCAAGGTCCAAGAAACCCGAGAGCAGGCCATTACCCAGAGCACCTGCACCCAGCAGAACCACCCAAGCTGCTAAACCTCCATCTCCTCTAACACAGAGGAAAACGCAGAACCAGCCCCCTAAACAGACTCAAACCCTCAGCCAAACACAAACGGTCAAAG GCTTAGACACAAGGTTAGGACCAAGCAGTGAACTGGTTGCATCTGTGCAGTCCTTTGCTACATTCCTACAGCATCAGGTTGAAGCCAGCAGTCTACAGGATAACATCCCTCCTCGAGCAGACAGGATCTCATCCGAAGCAGTGGCAGGA CACCAGGTGATGCATGAGAAGGTGGATGGTGGTCCGACCTTTCAGCAGGAGCGCTCATCGCTGGAGCGCTTCCGTCTCCAGCTcgcacaaaaagagagagagctcCATCTGAGGGAAGAACAATTACAGGAGGAGCACAAGCAAGAGCTTGCAGCCCTGAGACAGGAGAACTACGTGTTACAGAGCAAG CTACACCGTGCCGAGGAGGCCAGTAACAAGCGAAAGTGGAGTTTTGGCGAAGCTTCGGACCCTGTGACTGAAGAGAAACTCAAACTGATAGAGAAAGAGATGAAGGAACAGGAGACTCTGATTCAGGGTTACCATCAG GAGAACGAGAAGCTTTATCTGCAAATTAAAGCACTCCAAGCTCAAAGCAAACAAAACGAGGAGGCTTTGTTCATGGAGAACCAGAGACTTCTCACTGAGCTTGCCCTCACCAG GGACCGACTGAACCTGAACAGCATTCAAAGAACCTTCGGAGGGAGAAACGTTGCTGACCAAAGCTTCACCATTGCAGATTTGACAAGTCAGGTACAAGCCGCACAG AAAAATGAGCAGCGACTGCAAGATGAGATCCATAGGCTAAAACAGGAGAAACAAGCACTGCATGTAGACCTGGACATGATGAGGAAAGAGCGGGACCTTGCCAGAGTTCAGGCTGTCTATACATCAG GTGATAAAGGTTTCGAGCTAAAGATGCTCCAGGAAAAACATCGAGAGGAAGTCACAGAGCTGAAGAAGAGACTGCAGTGGTATGCCGAGAACCAGGAGCTACTAGACAAGGATGCGGCCAGGCTCCGAGCCGCCACCGCCGAGACTCAAATGCTCACTGAGCAGGTGGAAAAGCTAAAAATGGAAGTCAGCAAGAGGGCCAATGAGCAACAAAGAAAGGCAAAAGAGAGAGCGGGTGAAGCTAAAAGAATCCAGGACCTGGAACGACAG CTCAAACAGATGGAAGAGCTCTTGAAACGCAGGCATCCAAACTCCCTGCCAGCCCTGATCTTGGCCGCTGCGTCTACCGGAACAGAAGATAATGGATCAGATGTTCGTCCCCCAACTGCCCCTCATTCCTCCCAGACAGCAGCTCTGTTGGAGAGACGTGTCCATCGACTTGAGGCGGAGCTAGAGGGCCGCGATGAAGCAGCCAAACGCAGTCTCAGAACGATGGAACAAGAGTATCACAGAATCAAA TTGCAGTATGAACAGCAGATCTCAGATCTGGAGCAGCGTTTGGCTGAGAAGAACCAGAACAATCAAGTCATTTCATCAGAAACTTTGTCACAAACTCAGGGATTGAACGCAGAAATGGAGGAAGTGAAGAAGGCCTATGAGAAGCAAGAGAGTTCCCTCAAGGCAGAGGTGGCCTCTCTGCAAGAACAACTCCGTCAGGCCCAGTCTTTGACGCAAGCAGACAAGCCTGCCCGCAGCCCCTCACGCCACCAGCTCCATGCGGAGGCGGCACAAGCAACCCGCATTGAGAGACTGACCCAGGAACTGAGCTCCAAGAGCCGCACCATTCAGGAGCTGAGCCGTACTGTAGAGCGCCTGCAGAGGGAGAGGAAAACCATGCTGTCAGGTCCTGGCTTGGATCGCGTCGCCAATGAGCCCAAGCGACATTTTGGTACAGCCAAAGATCCCAAAAAACCTGCAGCTGAGACTTTTCCCCCTACCCAAGATGAGAAAGACTACCATCCTGGAGCGTTCTCAGGATCACACATCTCAGAGGTGCAACTGGAGAATGATAGTTTGAGGATGAGATTGGAACAGCTAGAGATACAGAAAGAACAAGAGAAAGCTTCCTTGCAGGCTGCAGTCACACATGCACAAAGTCAGCTCCTCAG gattcaggaGCAGCATGCTGAGCAGCTTGCCTCGGTCAAGGCTGAGCATCATAAAGAGATTGAACGCCTCCTGGCTAGCCATGCCCTTGAGCATTCCTCCTCCAAAGTCGCTGAACTCACGAATCAAGTGAACACACAGGAG ATCATAGTGCAGCATTTAAAGGGGCAAGTGAAGGAGCTCCAGGGAGCCAAAGATGCTCTGGCTGTGTCTAAGATTAGAGAGGAAACCCTGCAGAATCAG CTGTCTAAGCTTCTAGAAGAGCTGAAACAGGCCAAAGAAGCTCACAGTCCTGAACTACGACACTTCACTAGCCTGGAGCAGAAGATTCAGTCCATGGAGCTCCGTTATACTCAGCGTGAGAAACAGCTTCAGCAG GTGATTGCAGACACACGGCGGGTGGTGGAACAGGAGCAGCAGGGTGAGCTGGAGCGCTGGAAGAGACTCGCTCAAGGCAGGGCTAAAGAGCTGGAGGTCTTCAGACTGGAGCTGGACTCCATACTGGACGTGCTTCGTGAGCTCCAGAGACAGGGTGTAGTCATTCCCATCCCAGAACACACCTCCACCACCACCCACACATACCTGCCCCTCCGCTCCTGA
- the cep162 gene encoding centrosomal protein of 162 kDa isoform X10, with amino-acid sequence MAHRLTKEELDQQFEQFLKESVSDDSVDLGTRHTSVLDSLGQAPVRPVKKASVSVPWWQDDDYSEEGPGKSFLKSLRKTPSIKEVDEEQPKELFLEDEGNRDQVIFSRDSLEPEDSVMVSGMVSSTGVLGLDTLDEDENIRFLSNLKKESSSSIDYPRVNQEQEPSALTSPQSVPFRREEMDLTNEEGQRNNKDSAASPAYSEDFEEEASEKSDKVPQEKKPERQGMLAKVSLHDSLNSTDGALPPAVPSLAPRTEKWPDIRQTEMPSLEPAVQSYGQSGGSEMEALQEAYRQISGSAGECEDKRAEGSRTPLSLSTLQPASTVESDLPTAEELMRPIGPDSGFTRGFSLQPIIEAVPRGSENHSPLKMSSDGSPFSSVNEGCGGSNTAGVTREEHPASLQYTQKSIAEEIKRLMQEQDSSSVEPPPVKPKKRQVPARNNAFASGYSRKTPVPSARSKKPESRPLPRAPAPSRTTQAAKPPSPLTQRKTQNQPPKQTQTLSQTQTVKGLDTRLGPSSELVASVQSFATFLQHQVEASSLQDNIPPRADRISSEAVAGHQVMHEKVDGGPTFQQERSSLERFRLQLAQKERELHLREEQLQEEHKQELAALRQENYVLQSKLHRAEEASNKRKWSFGEASDPVTEEKLKLIEKEMKEQETLIQGYHQENEKLYLQIKALQAQSKQNEEALFMENQRLLTELALTRDRLNLNSIQRTFGGRNVADQSFTIADLTSQVQAAQKNEQRLQDEIHRLKQEKQALHVDLDMMRKERDLARVQAVYTSGDKGFELKMLQEKHREEVTELKKRLQWYAENQELLDKDAARLRAATAETQMLTEQVEKLKMEVSKRANEQQRKAKERAGEAKRIQDLERQLKQMEELLKRRHPNSLPALILAAASTGTEDNGSDVRPPTAPHSSQTAALLERRVHRLEAELEGRDEAAKRSLRTMEQEYHRIKLQYEQQISDLEQRLAEKNQNNQVISSETLSQTQGLNAEMEEVKKAYEKQESSLKAEVASLQEQLRQAQSLTQADKPARSPSRHQLHAEAAQATRIERLTQELSSKSRTIQELSRTVERLQRERKTMLSGPGLDRVANEPKRHFGTAKDPKKPAAETFPPTQDEKDYHPGAFSGSHISEVQLENDSLRMRLEQLEIQKEQEKASLQAAVTHAQSQLLRIQEQHAEQLASVKAEHHKEIERLLASHALEHSSSKVAELTNQVNTQEIIVQHLKGQVKELQGAKDALAVSKIREETLQNQLSKLLEELKQAKEAHSPELRHFTSLEQKIQSMELRYTQREKQLQQVIADTRRVVEQEQQGELERWKRLAQGRAKELEVFRLELDSILDVLRELQRQGVVIPIPEHTSTTTHTYLPLRS; translated from the exons ATGGCTCATAGATTGACTAAAGAGGAGCTGGATCAGCAGTTTGAACAGTTCTTGAAAGAG TCTGTCTCTGATGACTCTGTTGATTTGGGCACCAGGCATACTAGTGTTCTTGACAGTTTGGGACAAGCACCTGTCAGGCCAGTAAAGAAGGCTTCAGTGTCTGTGCCGTGGTGGCAGGATGATGATTACAGTGAAGAGGGACCAG GAAAGTCCTTCCTGAAGTCTCTGAGGAAGACTCCGTCCATTAAGGAGGTGGATGAAGAACAGCCAAAGGAGCTATTCTTGGAGGATGAAGGGAATAGGGACCAAGTCATCTTTAGCAGAGACAGCCTTGAACCTGAAG ATTCTGTAATGGTGTCTGGTATGGTATCAAGTACAGGTGTTCTAGGGCTGGATACATTGGATGAGGATGAGAATATCAGGTTCTTATCCAACCTGAAGAAAGAATCATCATCTTCCATTGACTATCCCAGAGTGAATCAAGAACAGGAGCCATCCGCCCTCACGAGCCCACAAAG TGTTCCTTTCAGAAGAGAAGAAATGGATTTAACAAATGAAGAAGGACAGAGAAATAATAAAGACTCTGCTG CATCGCCTGCATATAGTGAAGATTTTGAGGAAGAGGCCAGTGAGAAAAGTGACAAGGTGCCTCAAGAGAag aaacctgAAAGGCAAGGGATGCTGGCCAAAG TGTCACTGCATGACTCTCTCAATTCCACGGATGGAGCGTTGCCTCCTGCAGTTCCCAGTTTGGCACCCAGGACAGAAAAATGGCCAGACATCAGACAAACAGAGATGCCATCATTGGAACCTGCAG TTCAATCATATGGTCAGAGTGGAGGGAGTGAGATGGAGGCACTGCAGGAGGCGTACAGGCAGATCAGCGGCTCAGCAGGGGAGTGTGAGGACAAACGAGCCGAGGGCAGCAGGacgcccctctctctctctacgcTTCAGCCTGCCTCCACCGTGGAGTCAG ATTTACCCACTGCTGAGGAATTGATGCGTCCGATTGGACCAGACTCTGGATTCACCcgtggcttctctctccagcccATAAT TGAGGCTGTGCCTCGAGGCAGCGAGAATCACAGTCCATTAAAGATGTCTTCAGATGGGAGCCCTTTCAGTTCTGTTAATGAGGGCTGTGGAGGGAGTAATACAGCTGGTGTTACAAGAGAGGAACATCCAGCCTCTCTTCAGTACACTCAGAAGAGCATCGCTGAGGAGATCAAACGGCTGATGCAGGAACAGGACAGCTCCTCCGTGGAGCCACCTCCTGTCAAGCCCAAAAAGCGCCAG GTTCCTGCCAGAAACAATGCGTTTGCATCCGGTTACTCTAGAAAAACTCCTGTTCCATCAGCAAGGTCCAAGAAACCCGAGAGCAGGCCATTACCCAGAGCACCTGCACCCAGCAGAACCACCCAAGCTGCTAAACCTCCATCTCCTCTAACACAGAGGAAAACGCAGAACCAGCCCCCTAAACAGACTCAAACCCTCAGCCAAACACAAACGGTCAAAG GCTTAGACACAAGGTTAGGACCAAGCAGTGAACTGGTTGCATCTGTGCAGTCCTTTGCTACATTCCTACAGCATCAGGTTGAAGCCAGCAGTCTACAGGATAACATCCCTCCTCGAGCAGACAGGATCTCATCCGAAGCAGTGGCAGGA CACCAGGTGATGCATGAGAAGGTGGATGGTGGTCCGACCTTTCAGCAGGAGCGCTCATCGCTGGAGCGCTTCCGTCTCCAGCTcgcacaaaaagagagagagctcCATCTGAGGGAAGAACAATTACAGGAGGAGCACAAGCAAGAGCTTGCAGCCCTGAGACAGGAGAACTACGTGTTACAGAGCAAG CTACACCGTGCCGAGGAGGCCAGTAACAAGCGAAAGTGGAGTTTTGGCGAAGCTTCGGACCCTGTGACTGAAGAGAAACTCAAACTGATAGAGAAAGAGATGAAGGAACAGGAGACTCTGATTCAGGGTTACCATCAG GAGAACGAGAAGCTTTATCTGCAAATTAAAGCACTCCAAGCTCAAAGCAAACAAAACGAGGAGGCTTTGTTCATGGAGAACCAGAGACTTCTCACTGAGCTTGCCCTCACCAG GGACCGACTGAACCTGAACAGCATTCAAAGAACCTTCGGAGGGAGAAACGTTGCTGACCAAAGCTTCACCATTGCAGATTTGACAAGTCAGGTACAAGCCGCACAG AAAAATGAGCAGCGACTGCAAGATGAGATCCATAGGCTAAAACAGGAGAAACAAGCACTGCATGTAGACCTGGACATGATGAGGAAAGAGCGGGACCTTGCCAGAGTTCAGGCTGTCTATACATCAG GTGATAAAGGTTTCGAGCTAAAGATGCTCCAGGAAAAACATCGAGAGGAAGTCACAGAGCTGAAGAAGAGACTGCAGTGGTATGCCGAGAACCAGGAGCTACTAGACAAGGATGCGGCCAGGCTCCGAGCCGCCACCGCCGAGACTCAAATGCTCACTGAGCAGGTGGAAAAGCTAAAAATGGAAGTCAGCAAGAGGGCCAATGAGCAACAAAGAAAGGCAAAAGAGAGAGCGGGTGAAGCTAAAAGAATCCAGGACCTGGAACGACAG CTCAAACAGATGGAAGAGCTCTTGAAACGCAGGCATCCAAACTCCCTGCCAGCCCTGATCTTGGCCGCTGCGTCTACCGGAACAGAAGATAATGGATCAGATGTTCGTCCCCCAACTGCCCCTCATTCCTCCCAGACAGCAGCTCTGTTGGAGAGACGTGTCCATCGACTTGAGGCGGAGCTAGAGGGCCGCGATGAAGCAGCCAAACGCAGTCTCAGAACGATGGAACAAGAGTATCACAGAATCAAA TTGCAGTATGAACAGCAGATCTCAGATCTGGAGCAGCGTTTGGCTGAGAAGAACCAGAACAATCAAGTCATTTCATCAGAAACTTTGTCACAAACTCAGGGATTGAACGCAGAAATGGAGGAAGTGAAGAAGGCCTATGAGAAGCAAGAGAGTTCCCTCAAGGCAGAGGTGGCCTCTCTGCAAGAACAACTCCGTCAGGCCCAGTCTTTGACGCAAGCAGACAAGCCTGCCCGCAGCCCCTCACGCCACCAGCTCCATGCGGAGGCGGCACAAGCAACCCGCATTGAGAGACTGACCCAGGAACTGAGCTCCAAGAGCCGCACCATTCAGGAGCTGAGCCGTACTGTAGAGCGCCTGCAGAGGGAGAGGAAAACCATGCTGTCAGGTCCTGGCTTGGATCGCGTCGCCAATGAGCCCAAGCGACATTTTGGTACAGCCAAAGATCCCAAAAAACCTGCAGCTGAGACTTTTCCCCCTACCCAAGATGAGAAAGACTACCATCCTGGAGCGTTCTCAGGATCACACATCTCAGAGGTGCAACTGGAGAATGATAGTTTGAGGATGAGATTGGAACAGCTAGAGATACAGAAAGAACAAGAGAAAGCTTCCTTGCAGGCTGCAGTCACACATGCACAAAGTCAGCTCCTCAG gattcaggaGCAGCATGCTGAGCAGCTTGCCTCGGTCAAGGCTGAGCATCATAAAGAGATTGAACGCCTCCTGGCTAGCCATGCCCTTGAGCATTCCTCCTCCAAAGTCGCTGAACTCACGAATCAAGTGAACACACAGGAG ATCATAGTGCAGCATTTAAAGGGGCAAGTGAAGGAGCTCCAGGGAGCCAAAGATGCTCTGGCTGTGTCTAAGATTAGAGAGGAAACCCTGCAGAATCAG CTGTCTAAGCTTCTAGAAGAGCTGAAACAGGCCAAAGAAGCTCACAGTCCTGAACTACGACACTTCACTAGCCTGGAGCAGAAGATTCAGTCCATGGAGCTCCGTTATACTCAGCGTGAGAAACAGCTTCAGCAG GTGATTGCAGACACACGGCGGGTGGTGGAACAGGAGCAGCAGGGTGAGCTGGAGCGCTGGAAGAGACTCGCTCAAGGCAGGGCTAAAGAGCTGGAGGTCTTCAGACTGGAGCTGGACTCCATACTGGACGTGCTTCGTGAGCTCCAGAGACAGGGTGTAGTCATTCCCATCCCAGAACACACCTCCACCACCACCCACACATACCTGCCCCTCCGCTCCTGA